The Vibrio tarriae genome includes the window AGGGGCTGCACAGCGCTTCAGTATCGGTATTGTTATCGTCTCTGGTCTGGCGATTGGTACCCTGTTTACTCTGTTTGTATTACCAGTAATTTACAGCTACCTTGCAGAGAAACACAAACCACTGCCGGTGTTTGTTGAGGATAAAGATCTGGAGAAGTTGGCACGCATAGATGAAGCCAAAGCGGCTCATCGTCAACTGTAATCCAATATTCAGTCTCATCACAAAAGGCCATTTCGATGGCCTTTTTTATTATCCAATCTAACGACATCCCTAGCTGAATTGCATAGAATGTTGGCAACTTAACAGGAGAATTACTATGTTTGATGCCAAAAAACTCGAGCAGATCGCCAAGCAAATCCATGAAGCCATGCCACAACCCGTCAAAGAACTGGGTGCTGATGTAGAACAGAAAGTGCGTCAGGTCATTCAAGGCCAACTGAACAAACTGGATGTGGTCAGCCGCGAAGAGTTTGATGTGCAAACTCAAGTGCTGTTACGCACTCGCCAAAAGCTTACTGAGTTAGAGCAGAAAATGGCTGAGCTTGAAGCCAAATTAGCGGATAAATAAGCGCTGGATTCACACAGCAAACACGTAAGTATTGAATAGCTTAGAACCCAATAAAGAAAGGCTTAGTCATGAGACTAAGCCTTCTTGGTTTTTATTATATTGTGTTGTTGTGTTTGCTTTGGAAAATCAATTTAGGGATTAATCACCCACCGCGATACGCTTCATGTCTTTCATATAGCCGCGCAGCTCTTCACCAATGTATTCCACTGGATGATTGCGGATGATGCTGTTTACTTCGATCAGTGTGGCGTTATCGACTTGATTAGAGACCACACCCAAACCTTTACCAATCACATCAGTGCCTACATTCGGCATGAACTTTTCACGCAGCAGCGGTACCGCCACGTTGGCAAACAGGTAGTTACCGTACTCTGCGGTGTCAGAGATTACCACGTTCATTTCATACAGACGCTTACGCGCTACCGTATTGGCAATCAGTGGGAGTTCATGCAGTGATTCATAATAAGCCGACTCATCGATGATGCCTGATGCGGTCATCGCTTCAAACGCCAACTCAACCCCAGCACGCACCATTGCAATCATCAAAATACCGTTATCAAAGTATTCTTGCTCAGCAATTTTTACGTCGGTTGTTGGGTAGTTCTCAAAGGCAGTTTCAGCAGTTTCTGCACGCCAGCCGAACAAGTCTTTATCATCATTCGCCCAGTCCGCCATCATGGTGCTAGAGAAGTGGCCAGAAATGATGTCATCCATATGCTTGTTGTACAGCGGGCGCATCAGAGCTTTCAACTCTTCAGACAGCTCAAACGCTTTAATTTTTGCAGGGTTAGACAGGCGATCCATCATATGAGTAATACCGCCAAACTTGAGTGCTTCGGTAATGGTTTCCCAACCAAATTGCAAAAGCTTGCCCGCATAACCAGGGTCGATGCCATCAGCAACCATTTTCTCGTAACAAACGATAGAGCCCGCTTGCAGCATACCGCAGAGAATGGTTTGCTCACCCATCAAGTCAGATTTCACTTCCGCCACAAAAGAAGAAGCTAAACAGCCCGCACGATGACCACCCGTTGCCGCAGCCCACGCTTTAGCAATTTCCCAACCTTCACCTTGCGGATCGTTTTCAGGGTGTACCGCGATCAGAGTAGGAACGCCAAAACCACGCTTATACTCTTCACGAACTTCCGTACCCGGACATTTTGGTGCCACCATCACAACCGTGATGTCTTTACGGATCTGCATGCCCTCTTCAACGATATTAAAACCGTGTGAGTAACCCAAGGCAGCACCTTGCTTCATCAGAGGCATCACCGCATTGACCACACTGGTGTGCTGCTTATCTGGCGTCAAGTTAATCACCAAATCTGCGGTTGGGATGAGTTGTTCATAACTACCCACGTTGAAGCCATTATTCTTGGCATTCTTAAATGACTGACGCTGTTCATCAATCGCAGCCTGACGTAGAGCGTAAGAAACATCCAAACCTGAATCACGCATATTGAGGCCTTGGTTTAGGCCTTGAGCCCCACAGCCCACGATCACCACTTTCTTACCTTTTAGGTAGTCAGCTTCGGTTGCAAACTCTTCACGCGCCATAAAACGGCAACGACCAAGTTGATCCAACTGTTCACGCAGATTCAGCGTATTGAAATAATTCGCCATGAGGGTGCTCCTTAATAAGTGATTCCGTTAAGTCGGTGCGATATGACCGAATAAACTCATACTAAGCCAGAGACAAAATTGCGCAAAGTGATATATTCACAACTAGTTATTGCAACAAATGCAACATAGGAACTTTTGTGAACATCAAAACTCTGCAGCTATTCATGCATCTATGTGACTGCAAAAATTTCAGTAAAACCGCTTCTGCAATGCATCTCAGCCCTTCCGCACTCAGTCGGCAGATACAGAAGCTGGAGCAAGATTTAGGTCACACACTTTTTCTGCGCGACAACCGCAGTGTTGAACTCACTCCCGCAGCCCACCAATTACTGCCCGTTGCGGCACGCATCATTCACGACTGGCGACAATTCACTACCGAACTCAACGATCACAGCCAAGAACTGCGAGGAGAGATAAAGCTATTCTGCTCTGTTACGGCCAGTTATAGCCACTTACCTGAGCTTCTCAGCTCGTTTCGCCTCAAACATCCTTATATCGAATTTAAACTGCTAACAGGCGATCCGGCACAAGCGATCGATAAAATCCTGCACGATGACGCAGATATAGCGATTTCTGCGATGCCTGAACAACTGCCAAGCCGCATTGAATTCGCCACAATCAGTGAGATCCCTCTTTCCGTCATCGCACCACTTGGGATCAGCAGCTTTATGGATGAGCTACAAAAAGAGCAGCCTGATTGGAATGAAATACCCTTTATTGTTCCGGAGTCGGGAACCGCGCGCGATAGAGCCAATACCTGGTTTAAGCAGATGAAGATAAAACCCAATATCTATGCTCAGATCGCAGGACATGAAGCGATTGTTAGCTTGGTGGCTCTTGGATGTGGAGTAGGGATTGCTCCGGATGTGGTTATCAATAACAGCCCTGTGCGTGACAAGATCCAGCGCTTAAGCGTCACCCCCATCAAACCCTTTATGCTCGGTGTTTGCTGCAAGCGTTCACAGTTAGATAATCCGCTTGTCCAAGCACTGTGGCGGGTCGTTTCGGCAAAGAAAAGTGTTGTTGATAAATAAAGAACTTTAGAAGAATAGGTTATCGGTACTGTATCGATAACCTAGATATTGAAAATCAAAATGACAGAATGCAAAAAAGCCGCTGAGTTATCAGCGGCCTTTCTTAATAGTGGCGGAGAGATAGGGATTTGAACCCTAGGATAGCTATTAACCATCGCCGGTTTTCAAGACCGGTGCTTTCAACCACTCAGCCATCTCTCCGCAAATTGTGTGCTAATAGCGTGGTGACACTATCAGCGAGATTAAAAGCCTGGCGATGTTCTACTCTCACATGGGGAGACCCCACACTACCATCGACGCTGTTTCGTTTCACTTCTGAGTTCGGGATGGGATCAGGTGGGTCCAAAACGCTATGGTCGCCAAGCAAAATTTTAAAATCTGGAAAGCTGTTTTCGTTCTCAACACATTCTTATGCGCTTAACTTTGAGTCCACTACAAAACCCCTTGGGTGTTGTATGGTTAAGCCTCACGGGCAATTAGTACAGGTTAGCTCAACGCCTCACAACGCTTACACACCCTGCCTATCAACGTTCTAGTCTCGAACAACCCTTTAGGACGGTTAAACCGTCAGGGAAGACTCATCTCAGGGCTCGCTTCGCGCTTAGATGCTTTCAGCGCTTATCAATTCCGAACTTAGCTACCGGGCAATGCGTCTGGCGACACAACCCGAACACCAGAGGTTCGTCCACTCCGGTCCTCTCGTACTAGGAGCAGCCCCCTTCAATCTTCCAACGCCCACGGCAGATAGGGACCGAACTGTCTCACGACGTTCTAAACCCAGCTCGCGTACCACTTTAAATGGCGAACAGCCATACCCTTGGGACCGACTTCAGCCCCAGGATGTGATGAGCCGACATCGAGGTGCCAAACACCGCCGTCGATATGAACTCTTGGGCGGTATCAGCCTGTTATCCCCGGAGTACCTTTTATCCGTTGAGCGATGGCCCTTCCATACAGAACCACCGGATCACTATGACCTGCTTTCGCACCTGCTCGAACCGTCATTCTCGCAGTTAAGCGGGCTTATGCCATTGCACTAACCTCACGATGTCCAACCGTGATTAGCCCACCTTCGTGCTCCTCCGTTACTCTTTGGGAGGAGACCGCCCCAGTCAAACTACCCACCAGGCACTGTCCTCAACCCAGATAATGGGTCTAAGTTAGAACATCAAACATACAAGGGTGGTATTTCAAGGACGGCTCCAACGCAACTGGCGTCACGTCTTCATAGCCTCCCACCTATCCTACACATGTAGGTTCAATGTTCAGTGCCAAGCTGTAGTAAAGGTTCACGGGGTCTTTCCGTCTAGCCGCGGGTACACTGCATCTTCACAGCGATTTCAATTTCACTGAGTCTCGGGTGGAGACAGCGTGGCCATCATTACGCCATTCGTGCAGGTCGGAACTTACCCGACAAGGAATTTCGCTACCTTAGGACCGTTATAGTTACGGCCGCCGTTTACCGGGGCTTCGATCAAGAGCTTCGCTTACGCTAACCCCATCAATTAACCTTCCGGCACCGGGCAGGCGTCACACCGTATACGTCATCTTGCGATTTTGCACAGTGCTGTGTTTTTAATAAACAGTTGCAGCCACCTGGTATCTGCGACTCTCGTCAGCTCCATCCGCGAGGGACTTCACCATCAAGAGCGTACCTTCTCCCGAAGTTACGGTACCATTTTGCCTAGTTCCTTCACCCGAGTTCTCTCAAGCGCCTTGGTATTCTCTACCCGACCACCTGTGTCGGTTTGGGGTACGATTCCTGACTATCTGAAGCTTAGAGGCTTTTCCTGGAAGCATGGCATCAATGACTTCACTGCCGTAGCAGCTCGACGTCGTGTCTCAGCCTTAGAGAGAGCCGGATTTACCTAACTCTCAAGCCTACGCACTTGAACCAGGACAACCGTCGCCTGGCCCACCTAGCCTTCTCCGTCCCCCCATCGCAATAGTCAGAAGTACGGGAATATTAACCCGTTTCCCATCGATTACGCCTTTCGGCCTCACCTTAGGGGTCGACTCACCCTGCCCCGATTAACGTT containing:
- the ubiK gene encoding ubiquinone biosynthesis accessory factor UbiK; translation: MFDAKKLEQIAKQIHEAMPQPVKELGADVEQKVRQVIQGQLNKLDVVSREEFDVQTQVLLRTRQKLTELEQKMAELEAKLADK
- the ilvC gene encoding ketol-acid reductoisomerase: MANYFNTLNLREQLDQLGRCRFMAREEFATEADYLKGKKVVIVGCGAQGLNQGLNMRDSGLDVSYALRQAAIDEQRQSFKNAKNNGFNVGSYEQLIPTADLVINLTPDKQHTSVVNAVMPLMKQGAALGYSHGFNIVEEGMQIRKDITVVMVAPKCPGTEVREEYKRGFGVPTLIAVHPENDPQGEGWEIAKAWAAATGGHRAGCLASSFVAEVKSDLMGEQTILCGMLQAGSIVCYEKMVADGIDPGYAGKLLQFGWETITEALKFGGITHMMDRLSNPAKIKAFELSEELKALMRPLYNKHMDDIISGHFSSTMMADWANDDKDLFGWRAETAETAFENYPTTDVKIAEQEYFDNGILMIAMVRAGVELAFEAMTASGIIDESAYYESLHELPLIANTVARKRLYEMNVVISDTAEYGNYLFANVAVPLLREKFMPNVGTDVIGKGLGVVSNQVDNATLIEVNSIIRNHPVEYIGEELRGYMKDMKRIAVGD
- the ilvY gene encoding HTH-type transcriptional activator IlvY; translated protein: MNIKTLQLFMHLCDCKNFSKTASAMHLSPSALSRQIQKLEQDLGHTLFLRDNRSVELTPAAHQLLPVAARIIHDWRQFTTELNDHSQELRGEIKLFCSVTASYSHLPELLSSFRLKHPYIEFKLLTGDPAQAIDKILHDDADIAISAMPEQLPSRIEFATISEIPLSVIAPLGISSFMDELQKEQPDWNEIPFIVPESGTARDRANTWFKQMKIKPNIYAQIAGHEAIVSLVALGCGVGIAPDVVINNSPVRDKIQRLSVTPIKPFMLGVCCKRSQLDNPLVQALWRVVSAKKSVVDK